The window TCAATATCATGAGGTACTATTAGTGTTAGCAAAACAtgcataaaattttattaataaatccACACAAACATATTTAATAGGATTAGagacatatatacaattttttttcgttttaaaaaaggCATATCAACAAAAGCCAAAACTTAATACAAAGATTAATGTCATATCCTCTACCCATTTAATGGTCTCCCTCCAACCAACATTAATACACATACACACTTTAAAATGTAGTACAAAGATTGTGCGAAGATTGGTGAGTACATAGATGAAGCTATGAAAATTGAcatgagttttgagttttgaattgaGCAAGCAAAGTATATTAGTGATTGcatttttcctttcttatctTTGCATTATATTCCACCATGTTTACAATCACATACTCttatgtttatgtattttttgtttttttgttttatatatcttaCAGATCTTCCACACCAAGCTCTACAAGCCAATATGAAGGATGGAACGGAGGAAGTCAATATTGTCGAAGTTTATGGTGGTAATATCTTGCATCCTCCTGAAATGGTCCTCTATGGAATGGACCCGACAAAGCCATTCTTTCAAGTCAAAGGGAAAGACTTCCATAGAGTTGTTTGCAGCCGGGAAGGACTAACTGACATGTTAGTGGAACAGACGATATTGTCCGGAGTGAAGTACGCACACTTTAGCGTTTTACCGCTAGAGGCTACGAACAACCGCAAGAAATTATTCGAAGCTATCAATGAACTCCCACCGCTGTTGGCCGGTCATGTCAGTGACAACACTTGGGCCGGAGTGGCTGCTGGTTTGGCTGAATATTCCGAACAAACTCTTGGAGGGACGCCTTTCGCCGTAATCGGTGACGAAGCATTCGGAAGGGTTGAACTTTTGCTTGCAGATAGACGGTGGCAGAGTCGTCGTTGGGACAAGATTGCTAAAGAAATCGATAAAGTCGACAGATGTGCTTTGTGCTTAGACGAGTATGATCTCAACGACAAGAAGCATCTTGAAAATGTGATTGGGTTTCTCTGCCAACACGTGTACCACAAATGCTGCATTCTTCCGTATATTTGGGAATGACAGGTTTATAATTCAAGAAGAAAAAGCGGCAATCATGTTACGTGTCGAATATGCTCTACTAAATTATGTTGAGAGGATATGTTGTGTGTCAAGGGTGTGATAAACCGTTTGTGTGTttgctaagtttttttttttttttttttttNNNNNNNNNNNNNNNNNNNNNNNNNNNNNNNNNNNNNNNNNNNNNNNNNNNNNNNNNNNNNNNNNNNNNNNNNNNNNNNNNNNNNNNNNNNNNNNNNNNNNNNNNNNNNNNNNNNNNNNNNNNNNNNNNNNNNNNNNNNNNNNNNNNNNNNNNNNNNNNNNNNNNNNNNNNNNNNNNNNNNNNNNNNNNNNNNNNNNNNNNNNNNNNNNNNNNNNNNNNNNNNNNNNNNNNNNNNNNNNNNNNNNNNNNNNNNNNNNNNNNNNNNNNNNNNNNNNNNNNNNNNNNNNNNNNNNNNNNNNNNNNNNNNNNNNNNNNNNNNNNNNNNNNNNNNNNNNNNNNNNNNNNNNNNNNNNNNNNNNNNNNNNNNNNNNNNNNNNNNNNNNNNNNNNNNNNNNNNNNNNNNNNNNNNNNNNNNNNNNNNNNNNNNNNNNNNNNNNNNNNNNNNNNNNNNNNNNNNNNNNNNNNNNNNNNNNNNNNNNNNNNNNNNNNNNNNNNNNNNNNNNNNNNNNNNNNNNNNNNNNNNNNNNNNNNNNNNNNNNNNNNNNNNNNNNNNNNNNNNNNNNNNNNNNNNNNNNNNNNNNNNNNNNNNNNNNNNNNNNNNNNNNNNNNNNNNNNNNNNNNNNNNNNNNNNNNNNNNNNNNNNNNNNNNNNNNNNNNNNNNNNNNNNNNNNNNNNNNNNNNNNNNNNNNNNNNNNNNNNNNNNNNNNNNNNNNNNNNNNNNNNNNNNNNNNNNNNNNNNNNNNNNNNNNNNNNNNNNNNNNNNNNNNNNNNNNNNNNNNNNNNNNNNNNNNNNNNNNNNNNNNNNNNNNNNNNNNNNNNNNNNNNNNNNNNNNNNNNNNNNNNNNNNNNNNNNNNNNNNNNNNNNNNNNNNNNNNNNNNNNNNNNNNNNNNNNNNNNNNNNNNNNNNNNNNNNNTAGGTTATTTGAAGTTTTTTCCGAATTATGGTCAAACATCATTTGGAATTTACCAAAATAATGGTTGAAGAGGCTTCAccgttttagttttagtttaagAACACATAATCAAAACTTACTTTGGTTGTTTTAGCTTTCAAGTCTATTTGACTTAAGAGGTGTAGCCATGAATACTgattaaaaaaacgaaacatgGTAAAGCCTTTTAGGCCTAATAAATGGGCTAAATATCAAGAACTAAAGCCCCAGTATACCTAAAGGGGCTAGAGAGTTATTAAGGGTCCAAATCACCAACACCtgttataaaaactatatagtattaaatataatactataaattaaagtGAGAGAGAGGCTAATTTCACTAATTCGCGTAttaagtgtttatttttttttgcgtcTTTCCCATAAGGAAGGACGACGACCAAAACAGctgagagcgagagagagagagagagagagagagagaccgagAGACCGAGAGAGGGACCTAGGGAGATCTCAACAGCGGTGTTCGTTCCTTGAGagacacctctctctctctacgacGCGCATTCCCAATTTGATACATTCTCCGTAAGATTTGATTGTGTGAGTCCCCTCTTGTTTCCCTTCTCTCTAATCGTTTGTGGCGGGAACATCGATCCTCTTGCCGTCTGCGATTTCGCTTTCTTCGTGGTGATTCTCGTTGTGTCGGCTGCGAATTGCGTTACGTTTTTTTCAGTGATTGTGTTTGTTACACATTTGCTTTGCTTTTTGGctgcttttttgttgttgttgttgtgtgtataACTTGTGGGTTTCGGGTTATGGATTCTCCGAAACTAGGGTATGATGAAAGTGATTTTTCTCTATCTCGATCTTTGGGTATGGGTTTTGATTCCTCGGGTTTCGTTTCGCTTCCTTGCCTTGTTCGATATTGCTTTCAATTTGGTATGTAATCGGTGAATTTTGTCCGATGGTTTCAGATCTTTTCCTAATTCGATTGGGATTGCGATTGTTCTAGGGTTTAATGCTATCTCCGTTTCTGCATTgcttttctcagttttttttcatTGGGGTTTCTTTTTTGACATGATCTCACATGTTCCACTTGCTAATCTATGGACTCTTTGTCAAATCAGAGCTGAAATTAGAATCAGTGTTCTCGGGCTATGTGCTATCATTTGCATATTTTTGCCACATATATGTACTTGTTTACTACTTTTCTTGGTCTACTTGACATTTGTGTCACCTTAAACGCTTTATGGGGGTTAAGATTTTCTGTTAATTCTCTGTTCTCACATTGCATAGACGCAATTCCTGCCCTTCTTGCGTGGATGAGCTGTTTGCTACGTTTCCTTGATGTTTCTAACTATGATTTCACAAAAAGCCAATATGATAATCACTTATACGACACCTTTTTATATATGCCGTAGGTCTGTTTTGCCATTTGAAGGATGCCTCTACTAAAAAAGAAGTCACATAGACTACTGGAGCCACCAAATAACTTGGAGCCTCAAGAACTTGTTTATCAAGTTCGTCTCACAAAGGAGATTTTTAGAGATTATCAGTATCCTTTTTCTATTGCTGTTTCAATTTATGAATTGGAAAACATGATACTATTTTTAAACTTATGTTTCAAATGTTTACCATCTCCTTATGTGTCCAGTGTTTCATTCTGGAACAATCTTTATTCATATTATTCTTCCAAGGCTTGGTTGTTCATGTTTATCAGTGCACATATCCGTGTCAGAACTATTTGTTTGCTTTGCTTAACATAAAATTAGATTGTACTTGAAGAGGATTAATCTGTACCGCAAGCGAGTTTGGACATGCAAATCTACTGGTAAGACTACCTTGACCTACGAGGAGGCCTTAGACTCAGAAAAACTGGCAAGCAAGAAAGTTCAAACTCTGGCGAGAGAGCTAGTCGCACCTGCTTTACGCATCATCCAAttcagtaagttttaactccTTCCTTGGTTATATTCATTCTTATGATGCAAGTGTGTCGAAgtcttgttttatttagttgtaATTATGTGTACATTGAGGGCTGTAGCATAAATTGTCTGTATCTTCTTGGAACCCCGGAACCATGTGAGAGTTTCAAAGCCACACATTTAAAGTTAGATGTGCCTCTATAATTCATAGAATGGTACCGGTTGGTTGCATTTGCTATTGTCACATTCCTGGTTCTGACACAGACTACACTGTCAGGGGAAAGGAGTTAAGGATGTGCACCTTGGTTGTGCATCAAGACTGCCTTTTTACCATTTTGGTTTTTCTGTCAGTTTTGTGAATCAGCAATCCCTATTTactgttttaaatttgtttgtgtaagaTAAATTTCTAATACTCGAAATCTCTGTTTTATGACCACTACTTCtgactctttttctttcattttgaaAAGGTACGCTGTCATTGAAAGATCTTGCTGACAAAATAGCGACAGAGTTGCAAAATTGCTTTTACGCTGGTGCAGAGTTGTATGGAAAAAGGGATGGGGAACTGCATCCGTGCAAAATCTTGAAGATATTAACAGATGGGGATAGTAAACCTCAGTATGAGGTAGGCTTCCTTTACAAAGATAAGGAAATAAATGAGAACACAGTGCTGTTTGGGGAGGATCTGTCATGGAAGAAGTTTCCATTTAGTAGAAACTTTCTGAAGTCTTTCATTAGGGATTCCACATGCCACAGTATACCTTGGGTAGTAAATGATTTTCTGGCTAAAGCACATGATATCACGAGAAAAATTCCCAAGGAACTTCAGAACAAATATGTCTTTCAGAATGGAGAACTGGTTCAACAAAGAAAGCAGGTAGAAGTAAAGTACATCACCATTTAATAAGTTGTAGCATTGCCTAATAATTAGTTGATGTACTTATCAGTTTTGTCTCATCGCTAAACTATAGGAAGGTAAAACCGGaagggaaaaaggaaaaagaaagagagcagAAAATGGTAAACAGATTGCAGAGGAGACAGATAGAGGTATAATTGCATGGATGCTCTGCAATTCGTTTCCAATTCAATGTTTCCTAATGTTTCGGCAAAAGTTTCTTTGCAATTTAAAGGAAATTTTTACCATTCgctggttttttcttttcagatgTTAATGAGTCTGAGGAAGAGGCTATCAATTATCCAATTGAAGATTCACTGTTGCCACCTGATCTTGATGACACTGATATCACTCAGCGGCCTTCTCTTTCGCGGGATTTTAGTGTTCCAATGGATTGTGTTGGGGATCTACTTATGGTCTGGGACTTTTGTACCTCATTTGGTAGACAGTTGCATCTATGGCGATTTTCTCTTGAAGACTTCGAAAATGCTGTCTGCCACAAGGAAAGTAATGTGGTTCTTATCATGGAGGTGCATGCCTGTCTTTTCCGGTTCCTCATCAGTGAACGTGGGGATAATTTCAAAGCTTTGCAGAAAAGGAGTCGCAAGTCAAAGGTCAGATCTTGGTCTCATATGCTATTCGCATTCAACATTAAGTCGCCAATCTTgtgatttttagttttctttgtgtttgatgCCCTGCTTGTTGCTTTATTTCAGATAACATTGATCACATGGGGAGAGTATCTTTGTGATTTCTTGGAATCAGTCGACGCTTCTGATTTGTGCATTGACCTTGGAACGATTAGGCGGGGACATTATGGTCTTTTGGACCCaattgtaaaattgaaaatcttAAGAGAAATAGTGAACCATATAACTGTAACAAGTATGTTCAAGGGGGAAATAGATGAGCTTGTTGAACAACGGCATGCCCTTGGAGCTGCTAGAAGAGAAGAAGCGTTGACAGAGGCCCGACAgaaaagagaggagaaagaacGGTCCAAAACTGGCGAGGAATCTAATGGAGTTTTAGACAATAGTAGGTTGGAGATAAAGAAAAATAGCTCACAAGTAACAGAAAGTAGTGAAGACAGCGAAAAGAAAGAGAGCACTGCAGGGGGAAGCAAGATGGAGAATGGGTTTGTTTCttcagaaaattttgaaaaatcagaGAAAAGGTATGGCTTATATCATATTTACTCATTAGCAGAACATTTGGTCTTCAGATCACTTGGGAGCTCATTTTTCTCATGGTAGTAACAGGCTTATGGGGAATGTCTATCTGAGAAAGCACAAAAGGCAGATGACGGgtattaaaatcgaaccaaaggaggaggagaagggggaggaagatgaagatgaagatggagcagaggaggaagaggaggagaaaggaTTTTCAGTGAAGAAGCAGGAGGCAAAATCAGCAAGTGAAGATGAGAAAGGAACTTCGGAAAGGAGGGGGCCCGAACAGAGGGTAGAGTCCTTCCccacataattatttttgatatgtgGTTGTTTTCATATATGCACGTGTGTGCTTTTTTGTTTATGCACATCAAGTGTGAACTTTTAATGTTACATGCAGAGGAAATACTATGAACGAGAGATGGAGAAAATAGTCATACGTACAAACACCTTAGGTAAAGATCGGGATTACAACAGGTACTGGTGGTTCCGAAGCAATGGTAGGATATTTGTTGAGGATTCTGATTCCAAAGAATGGGGCTATTATACCTCCAAGGAAGAGGTATCATCAATCCACGTGGTTCATTTCCTTGTTTGATCATTTGATTGTATAAATCTTGTTCAATTTTGTGTATGTTTCTCTATATCCAGCTCGATGCATTGATGGGATCACTAAACCGTAAAGGAGAGAGGGAACTGTCATTACATATACAGCTAGAGAAATTCTATGACAGAATATGGTCAGTTATAGCTTCCCacttctcttttgcataatCTGCATTATTTATTATTCCGGTCACTTGTTCTATCCTCACTTTGATGCACATGTAGAAGAGTAACACCACATTTATCAAAGTCTCCTTGTTTATGTGTCATGGCTTTAAAACCTGGCGATGACTTGTGATTTGCAGCTCTACACTACAAAAGAGGACGAAGGACATTGCTCACAACATAGAAATGGAAGAAGCAGTGGTTAGGAGATCTACCCGTGTCAGAGCTCCACTTCATGAAAATCCAGCTAGTGCCTTCTTGAGATATGTTAACAAGTGGAAAGAGGACTAAACACGTAGCAGAATTCAATTCTGTATAGGAAAAGCTTGTAGTTGCAGTTGCAGCCAAAGCCAAACTTACCATTTTCACCTTgccttctctgttttttttttttttggctcagtttagggtttagtagagctttacaatttacaacaaaaaGGCATAGCCTTATGGTGAAAGGCAAAGCTTGAGTAGAAAGATGgtgttgggttttgttttttcactgttaccattcatcatcaccttcttttCAGTACTCTTTGGATCTGAGGTTccattatttcttttttgccGGGGAAATTAGAAGTTTTTATTACGATTTCTAAAATGCTTCTATATTTTGGTTAGTGGCTATATTCCTAAGCTTTGTGGTTACTGATGAATTGGATCGATTAGGCTAAACCTTATTTACAAGTTTACAAAGTGTCACTTGTATGATTATATCTCTTTGATTGATGTTGAGATTTTGAGGAATGAGGTTCGATAATTTCGATGGCATAGGGGTAGTTCAACGTTTGAATTTACAGAATTACTTAAAAAAGTCAGCTCTCATATTCAAATTTAGGTGATCGAAAAGAAATTAGTCCAAAAATACTATGAATCATAAATCCAAAATTGCTTAACTGTAAAAGAGAACATGGCAAAAcaaatttcttacaaaaaatacCTCCACAAGAAGGTAACTTCTATAGATTTTGTATAATTAGAAAATCAAAGTGTTGCAAGAATAACAAGAGATAATACCTTCAAAAGCAATaaagtttgaaaacaaaacataccaTTAAGAAAAAATCTAGCGGGAACgaaaatttctatttgtttttttcttgtcaaaacCAGGAGCGACTCTTATACCAGGAACGTTTTTGAGACCCATCTTGCCAAGAACATTTATAGGGATAGCTGGAGGGGTGCTAAGTCCCATACTGCGGCTAAACTCATTAGCTAACTCCACCAGTCTGGTCGTGTCTCTTGCAATTTGCTTCTGTGATTTGTAGTAACCCAACCACGCCTGATATGCTGCCTCCT is drawn from Camelina sativa cultivar DH55 chromosome 8, Cs, whole genome shotgun sequence and contains these coding sequences:
- the LOC104708216 gene encoding DDT domain-containing protein DDB_G0282237-like, with translation MPLLKKKSHRLLEPPNNLEPQELVYQVRLTKEIFRDYQLYLKRINLYRKRVWTCKSTGKTTLTYEEALDSEKLASKKVQTLARELVAPALRIIQFSTLSLKDLADKIATELQNCFYAGAELYGKRDGELHPCKILKILTDGDSKPQYEVGFLYKDKEINENTVLFGEDLSWKKFPFSRNFLKSFIRDSTCHSIPWVVNDFLAKAHDITRKIPKELQNKYVFQNGELVQQRKQEGKTGREKGKRKRAENGKQIAEETDRDVNESEEEAINYPIEDSLLPPDLDDTDITQRPSLSRDFSVPMDCVGDLLMVWDFCTSFGRQLHLWRFSLEDFENAVCHKESNVVLIMEVHACLFRFLISERGDNFKALQKRSRKSKITLITWGEYLCDFLESVDASDLCIDLGTIRRGHYGLLDPIVKLKILREIVNHITVTSMFKGEIDELVEQRHALGAARREEALTEARQKREEKERSKTGEESNGVLDNSRLEIKKNSSQVTESSEDSEKKESTAGGSKMENGFVSSENFEKSEKRLMGNVYLRKHKRQMTGIKIEPKEEEKGEEDEDEDGAEEEEEEKGFSVKKQEAKSASEDEKGTSERRGPEQRRKYYEREMEKIVIRTNTLGKDRDYNRYWWFRSNGRIFVEDSDSKEWGYYTSKEELDALMGSLNRKGERELSLHIQLEKFYDRICSTLQKRTKDIAHNIEMEEAVVRRSTRVRAPLHENPASAFLRYVNKWKED